In the genome of Myxococcus stipitatus, one region contains:
- a CDS encoding cupin domain-containing protein has translation MPTLIPTPMRVTAVGNKPKLIHEYVGKATTKTSDVSVAHMTSPGGWLEPGQTPEFKEITLVLSGVLRVEHKNGFLDVHGGQSVICEPGEWVRYSTPEPEGAEYVAICLPAFSPSTVHRDE, from the coding sequence ATGCCGACCCTGATTCCCACTCCCATGCGCGTGACGGCCGTTGGCAACAAGCCCAAGCTCATCCACGAGTACGTCGGAAAGGCCACCACCAAGACCTCCGACGTCAGCGTCGCGCACATGACCAGCCCCGGCGGCTGGCTGGAGCCCGGTCAGACACCCGAGTTCAAGGAAATCACCCTCGTCCTCTCCGGCGTCCTCCGCGTCGAACACAAGAACGGCTTCCTCGACGTCCACGGCGGCCAGTCCGTCATCTGCGAGCCCGGCGAATGGGTCCGCTACAGCACCCCCGAACCCGAGGGCGCTGAATACGTCGCCATCTGCCTCCCCGCCTTCTCCCCCAGCACCGTCCACCGCGACGAGTAA
- a CDS encoding protein kinase domain-containing protein, producing MQNVTVDSAPPEADTASPPELPRVFWVNQGFTYDAAREGGYIRAPQKNRSGGEFAHWTRVSQLRPGDLLIHYAKRIRALGRVTATAITTDKNEWQVAVEYFSLKEPIALNAVLADFLRLIQPSTGPITIMRSVKQGYLWDFEISGLALLRTFSHEPWPAWAEAPTQHPLVQQWLRDFQGAPPPSPDAPPLPQQAPQQVRAPAPSGLDVAIMTVIQPELFAVLETLGIRETERERDERGTISFRSSLRSQLTQRDYRLLVTCIGGAGNYDASAAASHIIEKHQPRVLILMGIAAGIRGKVRIGDVVLSERVVAYEPGALLPSAQGGAPTFEQRPEIDRLPHAMNQDVVTYRPNEARLNARFRDLGGAPPKPSAGQEAEFRDHVASSLSARAATIASGEKLLRDPSKLQSVREEQHGRVEVGEMEAAGLVAACRRAGIPWLVIRGISDFGDQFKNDHFHQFASRTAAVVLVDFLAHGLFISEPAPAQPTTTPQYPDEQTRHLVAQLEGAKLRKKRLQAAKTSTTHVDQEILSLRRQLREGGQLRAGGSLGKDDRYLLIEAVGRGGFGTIWRALDQTTQNTVAIKVLHTNLAGDPERRERFFRGARRMAELPHPSVVKVLEQHGEEGGFHYFVMEYVAGGSLHRAVLQRALTPEQVIRIILRVGEALALAHEKGIVHRDVKPANILLNEQAQPLLTDFDLVGAADTTGGTRTGAMGTLVYAAPECLERPQDADARADVYSLGMTAIFGFHRAELPFHQLMRTPERFFEQLSCPLPIKNVLRRATSIEPDERHLNAAEFIAELQRAHTQD from the coding sequence ATGCAAAACGTGACTGTGGACTCCGCTCCCCCTGAAGCCGACACCGCCTCCCCGCCAGAGCTCCCGCGAGTCTTCTGGGTCAACCAGGGCTTCACCTACGACGCCGCGAGAGAGGGGGGCTACATCCGCGCGCCGCAGAAGAACCGCAGTGGCGGTGAGTTCGCGCACTGGACGCGGGTCAGTCAGCTCAGGCCTGGGGATCTTCTCATCCACTACGCGAAGAGGATTCGAGCCCTGGGGCGTGTGACGGCCACAGCCATCACGACGGACAAGAACGAGTGGCAAGTCGCCGTCGAGTACTTCTCCCTGAAGGAGCCCATCGCTCTCAATGCCGTCCTGGCCGACTTCTTGAGGCTGATTCAGCCCTCCACCGGCCCCATCACCATCATGCGCTCTGTCAAACAGGGCTACCTGTGGGACTTCGAGATATCGGGGCTCGCGCTCCTCAGGACCTTTTCTCACGAGCCATGGCCTGCGTGGGCTGAAGCCCCAACCCAGCACCCGCTGGTGCAGCAGTGGCTCAGAGACTTTCAGGGAGCGCCCCCTCCGAGCCCCGACGCGCCCCCGCTGCCGCAGCAGGCCCCCCAGCAGGTGCGCGCACCTGCCCCCTCTGGCTTGGACGTCGCCATCATGACGGTCATCCAGCCAGAGCTCTTCGCCGTCCTCGAAACGCTCGGCATCCGAGAGACGGAGCGCGAAAGAGACGAGCGAGGAACCATCTCCTTCCGCAGCTCGCTGCGCTCCCAGCTGACGCAAAGAGACTATCGGCTCCTCGTCACCTGCATTGGCGGCGCTGGCAACTACGATGCGTCTGCCGCGGCCTCCCACATCATCGAGAAGCACCAGCCGCGCGTACTGATTCTCATGGGCATTGCCGCTGGAATCAGGGGCAAGGTCCGAATTGGAGACGTCGTCCTCTCCGAACGCGTCGTCGCCTACGAGCCTGGGGCCCTACTTCCCTCCGCCCAGGGTGGCGCACCGACTTTCGAGCAGCGTCCTGAGATTGACCGCCTCCCACACGCGATGAACCAGGACGTCGTCACCTATCGCCCCAACGAAGCACGGCTCAACGCGCGCTTTCGTGACTTGGGTGGAGCGCCTCCCAAACCCTCCGCGGGCCAAGAGGCGGAGTTCCGCGACCACGTCGCCTCAAGCCTCTCTGCGCGTGCAGCGACCATCGCCAGCGGCGAGAAGCTCCTGAGAGACCCCTCGAAGCTCCAGTCCGTCCGCGAAGAGCAGCACGGCCGAGTGGAGGTCGGCGAGATGGAGGCCGCAGGGCTGGTGGCCGCATGCCGCCGCGCAGGCATTCCCTGGCTGGTCATCCGAGGCATCTCCGACTTCGGCGACCAGTTCAAGAACGACCACTTCCACCAGTTCGCCTCGCGCACCGCCGCCGTGGTGCTCGTCGACTTCTTGGCCCACGGGCTCTTCATCTCCGAGCCCGCGCCAGCTCAGCCGACAACGACGCCCCAGTACCCGGATGAGCAGACTCGACACCTGGTCGCCCAGCTCGAAGGGGCCAAGCTCCGGAAGAAGCGACTCCAAGCCGCAAAGACCAGCACCACCCACGTCGACCAAGAAATCCTCTCACTGCGTCGCCAACTTCGTGAAGGTGGCCAACTGCGAGCAGGAGGCTCGCTGGGCAAGGATGACCGCTACTTGTTGATTGAGGCCGTCGGCCGCGGCGGCTTTGGCACCATCTGGCGAGCCCTCGACCAGACGACTCAGAACACCGTCGCCATCAAAGTGCTGCACACGAACCTCGCAGGAGATCCCGAGCGACGGGAGCGATTCTTCCGAGGCGCTCGCCGCATGGCGGAGCTTCCCCATCCGTCCGTGGTCAAGGTCCTGGAGCAACACGGCGAAGAGGGTGGCTTCCACTACTTCGTCATGGAGTACGTCGCAGGAGGCAGCCTCCACAGAGCCGTGCTCCAGCGGGCCCTCACGCCGGAGCAGGTCATCCGCATCATCCTCCGTGTCGGCGAAGCCCTCGCGCTGGCGCACGAGAAGGGAATCGTCCACCGCGACGTGAAGCCCGCGAACATCCTCCTCAACGAACAAGCGCAGCCCCTGCTCACCGACTTCGACCTCGTGGGTGCCGCCGACACGACGGGGGGCACTCGCACAGGAGCCATGGGGACACTCGTGTACGCAGCACCCGAGTGCCTCGAACGCCCCCAAGACGCCGACGCCAGGGCAGACGTCTACAGCTTGGGCATGACGGCCATCTTCGGGTTCCACAGAGCCGAGCTCCCCTTCCACCAGCTGATGCGGACCCCCGAGCGCTTCTTCGAGCAGCTCTCGTGCCCCCTCCCCATCAAAAATGTCCTGCGCCGCGCGACCAGCATCGAGCCCGACGAGCGTCACCTGAACGCAGCGGAGTTCATCGCAGAGCTGCAGCGCGCCCACACCCAAGACTGA
- a CDS encoding DUF2380 domain-containing protein yields MRPGVGAESVEADAQGALLTRQAVLDAVGEVTLSLDGVEGSLTELANRPPSLGGWGLTGVFARYVEHGSHQVVWLRGALGSATTLVDVAADVGDSSMDLGLLRMTGPKLQAAMFGTLLLATWVDFLQLSDAVLRHCPMCSVEKLFVDLHRVRGLMEPTLKDLASLEPERVEAAATAMPELMGKLTQEFATLQAETRATLKLGEKVIAAAQALEMLTMISTLRMSLPRLPPAAPMTVGMGFVMRAGGVMAGSRIVVSAEWVEMMRRLAQAGVISLPAISAAVRIHGGQVLMAQAHQDLPQGVRDALGDSPEVRGMKVTGRAGAGMSEAPKHHVLPREHREWFEQRGFKGDMDIDQFCVRLERADHEAIHGGGNWKLGRLWPGEWNQRIMTALREAEARTGRMLTPSEILKLVAKNMRDYRVPMNFTPGRGR; encoded by the coding sequence GTGCGGCCGGGTGTCGGGGCTGAGTCGGTGGAGGCGGATGCGCAGGGCGCCTTGCTGACGCGTCAGGCGGTTCTTGATGCGGTGGGGGAGGTGACGCTCTCGCTGGATGGGGTGGAGGGTTCGCTTACCGAGTTGGCGAACCGTCCTCCGTCTCTCGGTGGATGGGGGCTCACTGGGGTGTTTGCTCGCTACGTCGAGCATGGCTCGCATCAGGTGGTGTGGCTCCGAGGGGCTCTCGGGAGCGCCACCACGCTGGTGGATGTGGCCGCGGACGTGGGTGATTCGAGCATGGACCTGGGCCTGCTTCGCATGACAGGCCCCAAACTCCAGGCCGCGATGTTCGGGACGTTGCTGCTGGCCACCTGGGTCGATTTCCTTCAGCTCTCCGATGCCGTGCTCCGGCACTGTCCGATGTGCAGTGTGGAGAAGTTGTTCGTGGACCTGCACCGAGTGCGGGGCTTGATGGAGCCCACGCTGAAGGACCTTGCGTCATTGGAGCCGGAGCGGGTGGAAGCGGCTGCGACCGCGATGCCCGAGTTGATGGGGAAGCTGACTCAGGAGTTCGCCACGCTTCAGGCCGAGACCCGCGCCACTTTGAAGTTGGGTGAGAAGGTCATCGCGGCGGCGCAGGCGCTGGAGATGCTGACGATGATTTCAACGCTGCGGATGTCGCTGCCCCGACTGCCTCCGGCGGCACCCATGACGGTTGGCATGGGCTTCGTGATGCGCGCGGGTGGAGTGATGGCGGGCTCGCGAATCGTCGTCTCCGCGGAGTGGGTGGAGATGATGCGAAGGCTCGCGCAGGCGGGCGTCATCTCCCTTCCCGCCATCAGCGCGGCGGTTCGCATCCACGGCGGACAGGTGTTGATGGCCCAAGCGCATCAGGACCTACCCCAGGGCGTGCGAGACGCGCTCGGAGACAGTCCCGAGGTGCGAGGGATGAAGGTGACAGGCAGGGCAGGGGCGGGCATGTCCGAGGCCCCGAAGCATCACGTCCTGCCGCGTGAGCACCGCGAGTGGTTCGAGCAGCGGGGCTTCAAGGGCGACATGGACATCGACCAGTTCTGCGTGAGGCTCGAACGGGCGGACCACGAGGCGATTCATGGAGGCGGGAACTGGAAGCTGGGGCGCCTGTGGCCAGGAGAATGGAATCAGAGAATCATGACCGCTTTGCGCGAGGCAGAGGCCCGCACAGGGCGGATGTTGACGCCGAGCGAAATCCTGAAGCTCGTCGCGAAGAACATGCGGGACTATAGAGTCCCGATGAACTTCACCCCTGGGAGGGGGCGATGA